The window tattattgtaactcatttcaaattttttttttcaggacTGTCTCCAAATTATTCAAGATAAGATCAGGAAACTAATTAAATGTTTGGActataatatagaaaataattgtttaattaattaatatgggAGAGCAATAACATCAATATTAATAGAGAGTGAAGGAGCAGTAGGTCAAGCctaattcattaatattataacGTGGAAAAATAAAATTCGTTATAAGTAAATGATTATGGTTTGAAATTTTGGTCACAACCTGTCTTATAATTATCGATTTCACGAAGATAAACGAATGTActgacaaataaaaatatatatattatttttatttatatttatttgctAAGAAggtcttaaaataattaaattaatttaaagaacattaaacattatttttaaataaaaatgtatttaaatttataaactcagtaCTTTATTTTACATaagagattatatatttttatttatatattaactggataaatgaaataattaaacgGATAAAATTGATcaacctaattaaaaaaaaaaagaagaagacaaaacaaaattgtttttaaataattttattatatatatatattaattttttcaacaaaagtaaaataaaatatgtttctaatattaaattaaatttaaaataaccaaataataagttaattgtcactcttattaattttctttatttaatttaagaactttatttttgtaaattttataaataaaaattataactaaaagaTAATCCCTTAATTTTATATGACGAATTTACTTGATTGTAATActattaaattgtaaaattcaAACTCAACATTCTAATTTTAGAGACAAGTCTTCCTAATTAGATTTATAAGATTATtctttagaaagaaaaaattaataggaTTTAAGAGAAAatggaaaatttgaaaaaaaaataaaaaataaagaaaattagtCAAATTTTTTAATGGGTTGGATCagattaaatttaagaaattgtttattaaaaaatagaatatttaagGAATTTCATACACGCTtatctgattttatttttttatatataattaattcacattAAAACTGAATCATATAATTATTCTATGCTACCATGTTGGTGTTGATTAGGTCAGCTGAGTCAACTACACCCCCCCTTAGTCAGTATCTAATTTGTTAAGTATgtgataattatattatttaagttattatacttaatttgttttaatagaaattaaaccgaattaatttaaatataaccaTTAAATTGATCGTAACAATCTTACTTCGTcggtataaatattttaaattagaattgaaaCTAAGAAACTAATATTAATGTGGTAAGTTGATtgtacaagtttttttttttttttttttttttcaatctgaGCTATCTAGCTACAGTATGCATGAAGAGATATTTCTTAGCAAGAAAGAAAGAGATctgacttttattttttattttttttattttttttttttttctaatctcTTATTTTGGCTTTTTGGGCTTTTATTCCTTGCTTGTGAAGAAGGGATGGAGGTTATACCTAATCCATTAAAATCTACCAaacttcaaatttaaaattaagaataaataaattccaGATCTACAATTTTCCATGTCATCACAGGAAAATACCAAATATCACCTCAACATTTGGCTTACATATCAAATAAgtccataaatttaatataGTCATGTTTATAAAAGGAAACAAATGCATCTAGAGACACAAAGTTTCTCAAAAGTTACAAATATATACATTGAGCAATAAAATAGCAAATATACCcacaaactaattttaaaaagttgcAATTCAGTCCATATATCTTATTtctattacttttttttttgttacgttttaaaaactcatttaaTTTCTCCTTTTTCATACACAAAGACCAAGAATTTCAATCATTCACCCTGAAACACAAGTAATAGTCAATAATACAACTTTTAAACGcttattattgataatttaatagtttaattatcatgaaatttgtattaaaaaaagttatgtcTCTCGTGCCTAATCAACACTCTAACAATTTTATGcgtatatacatatttttaagtCTATTAAGATTTGAGAttgagtttaaatatatatactattaccaaataaaattttatttatattcatagaaaacaaatgaaataatatttccAAATAAAACCTTGGAAAGTAAGTTATGGATGTCCTTATTTTGTTCTAatgattgatttttattaaaaataatatcttaattgaaattgaaagtCATAATGATGGGTTGTTGTGAAAGTTTCTATATACTAAATATGCTCAAATTAGTCTAGATATtcttatacaaaaataaaagaaataagcctatttgaaaacacttattTCTTTCTAAGTCTATATTTGTTAAAATGTGAAATAACCAATACCaagttcaaatttaaaatacaatatcgaaaaaaataaatacagaaaaaatgttttaaataatggtctatttgtttgaatttaatttacatttatttcCCTGCAGAAATGAATAGTTTACTAATTCAGAATTGTTGTGGTGTATATAGGAAATTAGGAATAGGAGTGAGTGATTCAGAATCAAGATCCAGGAAGAAGGTGTTTGTCAACtctatcttcatcttcatcttcttcatcgagGATCCCTTGTTCTGATCCATTGTTAAATGGGTCTTCTTCGCAACCATGGTCTCCTTCTACTCGTCCTCTTCCTTGCTGTTCTTTCGCTCTCTTTTCCGGCGGAATCTCTGGGTattctctctcttttctttccAGACATGCATTTACTCGTCTGCACCACTTATAGTTCTTGCTACTGATTGGATTGACAAAATATATCTGAACCaatgatgtaatgtattttggGTACAGAATATagatttcaaattttcatttccCTTTCTGGGTAGTTAATCTACAGCAATCTTTTTCTATTTATTGATTCTTCCTTCAGATTTGTTGCTAATTTATGTTGATTACTAGATCAAGTTGGATCTTCGTTTATGGGTTTTAGGATCTACTAAATCTAAGTcatatcattttgatttttacaGAATTTACTTGTTTTTTCCTGTTTGATTCTGGTCCATTTCAAAGGAGTTAGGCATTTTTAGCAGAGATCTTGTTTCTCATAGAAAAGTTCATATTCTTTTGTTGCAGCCATATTTCAgatgatagatagatagatagtaTGAATCTAATTATTGCTTAATTCATGAAATTctgttatttaaaatcatttaattttctagcttaatgatttttttatatgatgTTTATGTTGTCTTTATAGACGAGGAGAATCTGCTTCAACAATTGAACAGTTACAGAACATCCTTAAACCTGTCTACCTTAACTGAGAACAAAAATGCAAACTGTTTAGCCGAAGAGTTAGCAGAACAGTTCAAGAACCAGCCTTGTACAAACACGACGGGTGCAGACACTGTCCCCGGAACCGAGCCTCAGTTTTCGAACTATCCTGATCTACTCGTTAAATGCCATCTCAATATAACCAACACTAGGGAGGGAAATGTAATGCCTGCTTGCATTCCGAATCTGGTTCCTGACCTTGTGCTTTCGAATTTCACGCAAAGTCAATACTCGGAGTACTTGAATGATAGCACATTTAGTGGAGCCGGGATAGGTTCAGAAGACAATTGGGTTGTTGTTATCTTAACCAAGGACACGGTTGGAGGCAACTTCAGCCCGGCTCAGAATGACGCTGCTGGTTTGTCGTTGAGTTCTGGTCTGGCTCGACTCCTTTTCGCCTTTGGCTGCTTTCTAGTTATGCTGAGATAAGATATTTTTGGTGTCTGTTGAGACAATATTACAAagattttatgtattttcgtttttatgtattttcttgAGAAGTGATCTTGATCAGCTTAACTATATATACACTGAAAACTAATCTACCTTCTTGAGAGGTATCTGTTCAGTAAGTAATCTTAAAAAATTACCATATAAATTGTTCAacatatagaaaaaaaaaatgtaaaagatgAATACCAATCTTCAAAGGCTTTTACTCTTTAGATTTCAACTCATTTAAGGCTTTTCTAAGGACAGACTCATTTAGATTTATTGATGTATTCTCATTTACTTCAGAACAATGAAAACCTGTAATGTCTCAATATTGGAAATAcaggaaaaacaaaaacataatgtttaattttttaagccAATGGAACAGAGAAATGTCTATCATGTTAAGAGGCTAATAAATAAACTGGGGAAAAAACATGCAAAACAGTTCATTTGACATCGTTCTTAACAATGAACTCATCAAAACAAATCTGCAAAATAGTCATTTCCCATCTTCAACAAGTCATCCTCTGATAAGAGTGTTTTCTTACCAGCACCACCAGTTTTGTCATAAGGTTGGGCCATTCTCCGAAGAAACTGCAAGAAATAGACAAATTGAAAACGTTTAAGGTGGATAATATATCAGTTATGAATATGGAAAGTTAGACGAACACACCTCTCTTGCAATATGAAGAGCCATATCCGTGCTCAAGTTAAGGTGAGCATCACGTAGATGCGAAAGAATCCATCCGGGTAATTTTGATCTTTTGTCATGGCGACTATATCTGAATGAGTAAACAGAAATAAGACAACTGAAAAGATAAACGCGGGTTTTCAAAGTTTTAGTTTACATACCTTTTATCGGCAAATATCATCATTCCATAATCTGCCTTTGATCGGATAACTCGTCCAACACATTGAGCAGCTTGCCTCTGttttcaaaacatttacaaatggtTTCTTCTAATTAGCATTTCCAAATACGTATTAACTAAATAAAAGGAAAATGGAAATATACCAGGGCATCAAATGTCAAGAAATCGCCTTCTTTTATCTGGAAAGTATCCCGTAAATATTCCAACCGAGCACGCAATATTCTGTCgttaattcatataaaaaaaacaaaatgagatCTTGTTGATAGATGCACAATCACGGGGTTACACACCAATAATAATCTGAAACATTCAATTGTACCTGCTTAAAGTATACTGAAAAGGAACGCCATACATGATAACTAGTCGGCCATAATGCCTATCAAAATCAATTCCTTCCGCCACTTTTCCCCTGAAAATGTCAAATTATTCATCTATGTTTAGAAAGGACTTTAACAAAGGAAGAACGAAAGAAAGGAATTGATACCTAGCAACAGATAGAAAGATAGCACCTCTCCCACAATCGCAGGCCTTTCTATAGTTATCTAGAGCCAATGTAGTTTCTACCACATCTTGCGTCTCAATGAAGACGAGCTTGTGTTGCATTATTTcctgaaaattaattttggatttttagcTAACCAAATTAAGAAGGAAAAAACCCAAATATTTTCACAATTCTTATTCTTTCTCCAAATCAATATTAGCCACTTTGAGGTAACCTATGAAATAAGGCATGAAGGTTGTTCCTCAATCGCTAAATGGGAGAGAAGATGGCTAGGGACTAGGGACATTTGATTCACACTTTATTCTTTAATTCATAATGGAATGAAAGGGCTCGTTTTGATCTCTAAGAGATAGCCCTGGCAATATTTCCAACTAGGCAATTAAGAATTCTAAAACTAGTCCTATCAGAGCAATAGTCAAGAAAACATGTCACTTATACTTGCTCTTTCTATTCTCCTCAAGCTTGGATGAGgaagattcaaggaaatgaaacccaaaacataataattcaagacaaaaaaaattagagcATTGATCTGAAAATCTCATATAAATTCAAGTTCTTATGCTTTCTTTGAGCAAGAACGGCAAAAATCAAGAGTTGTATACCTTTAGAATTCCCTTTTCATTCCAACTATTGACTATCCCATCCATATACGAATAACTAACAAAGAAACACACAATCCCATCAGGAACAATGGCTGCCATCTCAAGTAAAAGCTTCCCGTAGTTTCTTTCAACGCCCTCATCAGTTCTCATATCAAATTTCGTGCTCACCGGAAGTTGATCACTAGAAAAAACGAGGCAATGAAAATTATATCAGCAACCTGGAAGAACGACAAGGATAGTTGATCAAAATCAAGCCTTTATTCACCTTCCACGAGTCAAAACCATTGGACATATGCATTCCCTTGTCAAAGACATGGCAAAGCTTCGACTTACAACAGGGTTGAAATTAAGAAGACGGGGATAGAGATCAATCGGGCTCAATGTTCCAGACGTAATAACAACCGATTGAAATCGATCAAATACTGGTTTTATGGCTAAGGAAGCATCATGACAGCTTAGCTGCAAATCATCATATAAAAGAAATGCATCTGTAAATGTCATATGAAAAAATCAGAgcgaaaattgtttgaaaaatgaTTTTCCAACCAAACCTGCAATATAGGATCAGGAATACTCGGCATTCTCTCATCATAAGGTTCAATTATGATGGAAAATCCCCTTGTGTAAGTCCCCACAAGCGTAGCAAAATCGCAGATCGTTTGAATATGCAAGAACTCATCCGTATCAACTATCTCCAACGTCATCATTAGCGACTGCAGACGATCGTAGAAAAACTTCAACATCTTTTGATCAATTCCAGCCTGCACATTTATAGAAGCAACAAAGGAAACAGGCCCCTCTTTAACAACTTCCTCTGTATCTAGCCGTCCTCTCAAATACTGAATCAATCTTCGCAAAACCGAAAGGAAATGCTCTGCCCGTCTAATGTTTCCAGGCACTGCTTCCTTCAAAATATCATCGGGCAAGGCGGGATTTGCAAGCCAAGTATCCGCCACTGAAAAAGGACAAGAACATAAGGatttttgtttcattgtcaaattgAGAATTGAGGGAAAACACACTTACAAGGAAGATTTCCTCTTTGTGCTAAGCCATCAACAAGCCTGTTATATTCTGCACGCAGCCTTCCAGCATCAGTGGCCTTCAACCTTCCCTACCATTCAAATCAAGACAAAGATTATTTACTAGATTTCAGCGAGGCTTCTCAGTTTGTTAAAGCCGATTACCTTTCGATGTCATGAGACATCTTGTTGAGATTTCTTGTAGCGCCCTCAAGTGTTTGAGATCTCACACTAACACTAAGAGCTTCTATACAGACATTGTCTATATTATGTGCCTCATCAAAAACCACAACTGATTCTCTCTGCATCTCTTTGGATATGATTCCAGCGACCTTAGGATCAAGAAGGTACTGATAACTATAAACCACCACATTCGCAAACTGCACCATGTGTCTTGCTAAAAAGTAAGGACACCATCCTTTCTCTTTCCCATATGCCCTCAAATCCTGCAACAATTGGCGAACTAAAGAATAGAACCCACCTAATTTtgcttgttttaaaaaaaagataaatttagtGAACCTGCAAAGTATAGACACCAGGAGGTAAGACTGCATCAGAAGAGACTTTCTCGTAGTTCTCGAAGAATGAGCAAGTTTGCACATTTGGGTTCTCGGCAGCCAAAGCACGAACCCAACTAGCAGTAATCTTGCGGCAGCCGGCGTCAACCGAGTCTCGATTCTCCGCAGAAACTACGTTAGGGTTTATGCAGAGGTTCTTGCGAGAGGAAAGACCTAAGGCTAGGATGCTAGCAGAAGGGCCGATATGCTGGAGCTGATAACGATGAAGGAGACGGAGCTCGGCTAGGGTTTTCTCCATTTCATGGACTGTACGAGTGCAATACATGAGCTTGAGTGGATTGGAGGGCTTAGATAGAATGTAGCTGGTGATAAGTGAGAGTAAAGCTATGGTCTTTCCAGTTCCGGTGGGCATTTCAAGGAGGCAATGGCCCTTGGCGTCGAGAGATCGCTTGAGTTCAAGCATGTAGGCATATTGCTCTGGGTATATGTTGTCGTAAGGGAAATATACAGTTACGTCTTCTATATCGAACTTCATCTCTTTCTCCAATcgctccttcttcttcttcttcttctgaatGTATATATGGCCGCCGATCAAGATCAAGATCAAAACTCAGAATCAAGTGTCGCAAAATTAGGCTGCACCTCATTATCAGAGTACGACGTCGTTTTATTCATTTCTCCTTTTTCATAAATACTggatatcattaattatttaattagaccTAATCTTTTGTaacctaaattttaaaaataaaaaattaatataataatttaattaattaaaaacttaaataacttatttttttatcaaacaagattttttataaaaaaaaaaatttaaaagaaattcaaaCATGAAATTACTAGAAGGAAAATTATTGGATTATTTACTAACTAAATTTcaatcaagtttttttttttatgatggaATAACAATTgtaatagagaaataatagaatattaggataatcaataaattttaattagaaggAAAAGTGAAGGAGAGTGATGGGCATTAGGAATTTGAAATGGTGGAAGTATTATAAAACACAATTTACTATCACAGACAATCTTAAAGTAGTTAActttgtattattaaaattttcaaaataattataatattaacatattttcaaagtaatttttttttatataagaggCATGATCCTCTATTACTTGATTACCTActaagtttattaaaataaaataataataataataataataaatcagtTACATTATGGAATTATGCCTTTGCGGTCAAATAAATAATGttcactaaaataaattaatgatgaaataagaATGTGAAAAATTAGTAACGACTTATTTtgtgacaaaatattagatttctggtcacaataaatatttttaaatgtaaaatgtttaaataataaaattttcattcttaaatttattgaaattgatttattgaaaattacattgaaatatttcaacaaattatCCAATGAAAATCTTAGATATggtaattttgttataaatagCATCTAAATAGTTAAAACATTTTGACAAGTAATTTGTCTAAATGTATGAAgcaatattaatttgtttggaAGAGTTTCaacatcatttttttcttttatgttaaaatctgatatatatacttttgactgtcttttttttggtaaatatataatatatagatttcataatataatttttacgTCTTTTCCTTTGTCAAAATCTAATGTATAGATTTCATGATATAATTGACGATTTTACTTCTTCCGGGATTGGACGGATATATAATTCCTTTGTCAAAATCTAATGTATAGATTTCATGATATAATTGACGATTTTCTTTTTC is drawn from Impatiens glandulifera chromosome 3, dImpGla2.1, whole genome shotgun sequence and contains these coding sequences:
- the LOC124932430 gene encoding uncharacterized GPI-anchored protein At5g19250-like encodes the protein MGLLRNHGLLLLVLFLAVLSLSFPAESLDEENLLQQLNSYRTSLNLSTLTENKNANCLAEELAEQFKNQPCTNTTGADTVPGTEPQFSNYPDLLVKCHLNITNTREGNVMPACIPNLVPDLVLSNFTQSQYSEYLNDSTFSGAGIGSEDNWVVVILTKDTVGGNFSPAQNDAAGLSLSSGLARLLFAFGCFLVMLR
- the LOC124932427 gene encoding general transcription and DNA repair factor IIH helicase subunit XPD, with the translated sequence MKFDIEDVTVYFPYDNIYPEQYAYMLELKRSLDAKGHCLLEMPTGTGKTIALLSLITSYILSKPSNPLKLMYCTRTVHEMEKTLAELRLLHRYQLQHIGPSASILALGLSSRKNLCINPNVVSAENRDSVDAGCRKITASWVRALAAENPNVQTCSFFENYEKVSSDAVLPPGVYTLQDLRAYGKEKGWCPYFLARHMVQFANVVVYSYQYLLDPKVAGIISKEMQRESVVVFDEAHNIDNVCIEALSVSVRSQTLEGATRNLNKMSHDIERLKATDAGRLRAEYNRLVDGLAQRGNLPLADTWLANPALPDDILKEAVPGNIRRAEHFLSVLRRLIQYLRGRLDTEEVVKEGPVSFVASINVQAGIDQKMLKFFYDRLQSLMMTLEIVDTDEFLHIQTICDFATLVGTYTRGFSIIIEPYDERMPSIPDPILQLSCHDASLAIKPVFDRFQSVVITSGTLSPIDLYPRLLNFNPVVSRSFAMSLTRECICPMVLTRGSDQLPVSTKFDMRTDEGVERNYGKLLLEMAAIVPDGIVCFFVSYSYMDGIVNSWNEKGILKEIMQHKLVFIETQDVVETTLALDNYRKACDCGRGAIFLSVARGKVAEGIDFDRHYGRLVIMYGVPFQYTLSRILRARLEYLRDTFQIKEGDFLTFDALRQAAQCVGRVIRSKADYGMMIFADKRYSRHDKRSKLPGWILSHLRDAHLNLSTDMALHIAREFLRRMAQPYDKTGGAGKKTLLSEDDLLKMGNDYFADLF